The nucleotide sequence GAGATCCCGAACACCGACCCGGAGAACGTGGCGCTCGGCGACGTGCTGCGGTCGCGGGCCGCCACCAGCGACCACCACCCCATGGTCGTGGCGCTCGGCAAGGACATCGAGGGCGGCTACGTGGTGGCCAACCTGGCCAAGATGCCGCACATCCTCATCGCGGGCGCGACCGGCGCGGGCAAGTCGTCCTGCCTGAACTCGCTGCTCGTGTCCATCCTGACCCGGGCCACCCCGGACGAGGTGCGGCTGCTGCTCATCGACCCGAAGCGGGTCGAGATGACCGGGTACGAGGGCATCCCGCACCTGGTCACCCCGATCGTGACCAACCCGAAGAAGGCGGCCGACTCGCTGGAGTGGGTCGTCCGCGAGATGGACATGCGCTACGACGACCTCGCCGCCAACGGGGTCCGGCACATCGACGACTTCAACCGCAAGGTGCGCAACGGCGAGATCAAGGCGCCGCCGGGCAGCGAGCGGGAGATGCGGCCCTACCCGTACCTGCTGGTGATCGTGGACGAGCTGGCCGACCTCATGATGGTCGCGCCGCGCGACGTGGAGGACTCGGTCGTCCGGATCACCCAGCTGGCCCGCGCCGCCGGCATCCACCTGGTGCTGGCCACCCAGCGCCCCTCGGTCGACGTGGTCACCGGCCTGATCAAGGCGAACGTGCCGTCCCGGCTGGCCTTCGCCACCTCCTCCCTGGCCGACTCCCGGGTCATCCTCGACCAGCCCGGCGCCGAGAAGCTGCTCGGCCGCGGCGACGGGCTGTTCCTGCCGATGGGCGCGTCGAAGCCGGTCCGCATCCAGGGCGCCTGGGTGACCGAACGCGAGATCCACGACGTGGTGAAGTTCTGCAAGGACCAGCGCGAGCCGGACTTCCGTCCGGACGTGCTCGCCCCCGCGCAGGACAGCAAGAAGAAGATCGACGAGGACATCGGCGACGACCTGGACCTGCTGGTGCAGGCGGTGGAGCTGGTGGTGACCTCGCAGTTCGGTTCCACCTCGATGCTCCAGCGCAAGCTGCGGGTCGGCTTCGCCAAGGCGGGCCGCCTCATGGACCTCATGGAGACCCGCGGTGTCGTCGGCCCGTCCGAGGGGTCCAAGGCCCGCGACGTGCTGGTCAAGCCGGACGAGCTGGAGGAGGTCCTGGTCGGCCTGCGCGGCGGCGAGGAATAGGCCTGCACCACGACGAGGGCCCCGCCGGGATCCGGCGGGGCCCTCGTGGCGCTGGTGGCGCGGTCAGGAATTCAGGATCGCCGCGGCGATCACCATGCCGAGAACGGCGCCGACGACGCTCGCCACGGCGGCGTACCAGCCGAGGGGCTTGTCGCCGAGCACCGCGCCGACGATGCCGAGGATCAGCCCGACGATGCCGAGGAACGGCACGAAGATGGCGATGACGGCGAAGACGAAACCGAGAATCGTGCAGATCCGGGCGGCGTTGCTGCGGGGTCGGGTGCTGGCGGGCATGTCGGCCATGATGTCCTCCGTCGGTGGGTTTCCTCTCGGGTGAAGCGGAGAGGAGATACCCCGGGCGGCACGCCGTCCAAACGGGACGCCGGCGGGTCGCTCAGTGGAAGAGCTTGAGACCGACCACGCCGGCCACCACCAGCAACAGGCTGGCGATCCGGGGCAGGTTGGCCGACTCACCCAGCGCCAGCATGCCGATCAGGGCCGTGCCGACCGCACCGATGCCGACCCACACCGCGTAGCCGGTGCCGACCGGGATGTCGCGCAGCGCGTACGCGAGGCCGGCCATGCTCGCCACCAGCGCGACGACGAAGACCAGGGAGGGGAGTGGGCGGGTGAAGCCGGCGCTGCGATCGAGGGCGATCGCCCACGCGGTTTCCAGCAGTCCGGAGAGCACCAGCACGAGCCAGGCCATGGGTCACCTCTGAGCGGGACGGGCCCGGCCACCGGGGCCGGGACGGGCGGTCACACGGGGCGTCTTGGCCTGACCGGGTACGCCCACCACTCGTCCGGGGCGGCACGGGGCCGCCGGATCCGACGCTAGCACCGCCGGGGCCGGCGGTCCGCTGCGGTGACAAACCCCACCATCGCTGGAGTTAACGCGAACTTCAGGTTGCAGGATGGTCGGCATGACCGTGCTCTTCTCCGACGAGGACGTCGCCGCCGCCCTGGACGCCCCGCTCACCGTCGCCGCCAT is from Micromonospora terminaliae and encodes:
- the sugE gene encoding quaternary ammonium compound efflux SMR transporter SugE; the encoded protein is MAWLVLVLSGLLETAWAIALDRSAGFTRPLPSLVFVVALVASMAGLAYALRDIPVGTGYAVWVGIGAVGTALIGMLALGESANLPRIASLLLVVAGVVGLKLFH